The genomic region GAGGGAAGACTCCAGACCTGCACATACCGTCTACCTGCCGGCCTTTTACATAGACAGGTATGAGGTAACAAACGCTCAATACTACGAGTTTCTAGAATATATGAAGAAGACCGGCGACCACAGCAAATGTCATAAAGACGAATCCCCGGGAAAGGACCACACCCAGAGGGAGTGGAAAGACCCTTACTATAACAACCCTGAGTTTCCCGTATCCCGGATAGATTGGTTCGACGCCTACGCGTACACTGCCTGGGCGGGTAAGCGGCTGCCTACGGAGGCGGAGTGGGAGAAGGCGGCCAGGGGGCCGAACGGCAACTGGTGGCCGTGGGGAAACGTCTGGGACCCGAACAGGTGTAACATGGGAGACGAAGCAAAACCCGTGGGGAGTTACGAGGCAGGCAAAAGTCCATACGGGTGTTATGACATGGCGGGGAGTGTGGCGGAGTGGGTGGCCGACTGGTATGACCCTTTCTATTACCCGACGAGTTCATCCAGTAGTCCAAAAGGGCCGGAGAAGGACTTGAGGAAGTGCGTCCGCGGGGGTTCACGCTACGGACGCGGCTTCCTGCTGAGGACCACCTACAGGAAATCAGAACAACCGAACTTGCACAACAAGGCCATCGGCTTCCGTTGCGTCAAGGACCCTGCATGAGAATCTTGAGTCTTATCACTCATTCAACGCCCTGACAAAACACTCTTCCGCTTCTTCGTGGCGTCCCATCTTCTCCAGCACCACTCCTTTATTCTGCCATGCACTCTTGTTATCAGGGTTCTCCTTGAGCACCACATCGTAACACTCCAGCGCCTCTTCATACCTTTCCAGTCCCGTAAGTGCGGCCCCCTTGTTGTTCCAGACGGCGTTGAACCTCGGGTTTATATCCAGGGCCCTTTCGTAGCACACCAGGGCGCTTCCATACTTCTTCAACTGGACATAGATGTTTCCCTGGTCGTACCAAATAGTGGCGTTACCGGGGTCAAACTCAATCGCCTTGTCATAACACTCCAGGGCATCGTCGTATCTCTTCAGACTCTCGAGAACCTGTCCCTTATTGTACCAGGCATGACTGTATACGGGGTCTAACTCAATCGCCTTATTATAAAATTTCAAGGCCTCTTCATGTCTGTTCAGACTGTCCATTACATTGCCCTTACCGTTCCAGGCAAAGGTGTATTTCGCATCTAACTCGATGGCCTTGTTATAACACTTCAGTGCCTCTTCATACCTCCCCAGGCCATACAGCACGTTGCCCTTGCTGTTCCACGCGTCGACGTAGTCCGGTTTTAACTCAATGGCTCTACTATAACATTCCACGGCATCCTCCAGATCGCCGCGCCGGACAAAATCGTTTCCCTGCACCAGGTACGCCTCGGCCTCTCCCGCATACGCAGTATGACATCCGGACCACCCCGATTGATTAAACCCTGCCGTCAGGTATGTTGCAATAAACATACAACTGAACAAAATGCAGCCTGTCAGCCTTTGATTAAAAACCCGTGTGAACAATTTTTCTGCTCCTAACTGGTGCAAGCGAAAGAATATAAGCGGCCTTTCGCACACCTCCTGCCATTTAACGCGCACATCACCCCCCATGATGTCCTGAGTTTACTTCCTCGTGCTCTTTGAGACATTCCCTCGCCTCCCCATCACGGCCCAATTTCTCCAGCATGTGGGCCTTTTCGTGCCATGCATCATCAAAGGACGGCTCCAGTTGAATCACCATATCATAATGCTCCAATGCCTCCTCGTACCTGTTCAGTTGATTCAGCAGGGTCGCCTTCTCATAGAATGACGCAATAACCTCAGGACCCGCAACCTCTATGGCCTGATCATAACACTCCAGCGCTTCATCGTACCTCTTGAGCGCAGAGAGTGCACTTGCCTTCCCTAACATGGCGTTGACAAAGTTAGGGTTGATTTCTACGGCCTTACCGTAGGCGTCAAGCGCTGCGTCATGCCTCTTCATATTGAACAAAATATTTGCCTTATTGAACCAGATATAATCATGTTTTGCCTCGACTGCCAGCGCCCTGTCTATGGACTCAAGTGCCTCGTCGTTCCTGTTCAACTGGGTAAATACGTTTGCCCTTCCACTTAACGCATGGACGTCGTCCCGGTTTATCTCCAGCACCTTGCCAAAACACTCCAGGGCCTCATTATACCTCTTCAGTATGCTCAGGGCATTGCCCTTGTTGTTCCACGCATGCGCAAACCCGGGGTCGGCGGCAATCGCCTTGTCGTAGTACTCAACGGCTTCCTCATATCTGCCCTGTGCGGACTTGTTGTTCCCAAAAATGTACCATTCTCTGGCATCTCCGGCACGGACTGATGTCTGGAGCGACATAATAACGCCCAGGCTGAATAAGGCCGATACTACGATGCGGGTACAGCGTCTGTGCAGGGAAGCCGTCATGTCTTTTTCCTCCATATGCATCGTTACAACCTTCCTCCGTAAAACTCTATGACCTAGCCCTTGCTCCCAATCTTGGGGTCTAATTCCAGCGCCCTGGCATTGCACTTCTCGGCCTCGTCCCGGTTGCCCATAACGTCAAGTATATTGCCTTTAGCATACCAGGCCATGGCCGATCTGGCGTCGGCGCTAATTGCACTGTCATACGCCGCGACGGCCTCGGTGAACCTGCCCAGCGTGCGCATGACGTCGCCCTTTTTGATCCACGCTCCGACATTTTCAGGATCAATTTCCACGGCCTCGTTGTAAGACCTCAAGGCCTGAACGTATCTGTGCAGCCCCAGAAGTGCGTTCCCCTTGTGTAGCCACATCTCCGCATAATCCGTGCCATCCGCTCCCCCCGCCGCATACACTCCCCTCATCGCTTCCTTTCCTTCCAGAGCCGGGTTGAGCACGTCAAGGGCAACTTTATATCTATGTAACCCATTCAGCGCGCGAGCCTTGATATTTAACATCTTATCCCCGCCAACGCGTGGTGCCGACGGGTCTTTGACAAGGTCTTCAATCGTCTTTTTCTGTTTTACCTCTTGCCTTGACTCCATATAGGTGAATATAGGCTTCTTCGCGGGAAGGGGTTTTGAGGTCTCGGCAATAACCAGCAATACGTCCTTGTATTTCCCCTGGTCAGCCAGGATTTTAGCCTTGGTCCGGATGAGCTCCACATCCCTCGGATTAATCTCCAGCGCTACGTTAACAAGTTCTTTTGCATCCTCACTTCGTCCTATTTTGTGTAGTACCTGCGCCTTGTCACACAGTATGTCGACGTCCCTGGGATTGAAATCCAGGAGCCTGTCGAAGCATACGATGGCCTCTTTATACCTGGATAAGGCTACCAGAATGTCGCCCCTGTTGGCTAGAGCAGTCAGGTCTGCCCGGTCTATCTCCAGGACCTTGTCAAAGCATACAAGGGCTTCCTCCATCCTGCCCAGTTCCTTCAG from Candidatus Bathyanammoxibius amoris harbors:
- a CDS encoding tetratricopeptide repeat protein, with protein sequence MFIATYLTAGFNQSGWSGCHTAYAGEAEAYLVQGNDFVRRGDLEDAVECYSRAIELKPDYVDAWNSKGNVLYGLGRYEEALKCYNKAIELDAKYTFAWNGKGNVMDSLNRHEEALKFYNKAIELDPVYSHAWYNKGQVLESLKRYDDALECYDKAIEFDPGNATIWYDQGNIYVQLKKYGSALVCYERALDINPRFNAVWNNKGAALTGLERYEEALECYDVVLKENPDNKSAWQNKGVVLEKMGRHEEAEECFVRALNE
- a CDS encoding tetratricopeptide repeat protein produces the protein MTASLHRRCTRIVVSALFSLGVIMSLQTSVRAGDAREWYIFGNNKSAQGRYEEAVEYYDKAIAADPGFAHAWNNKGNALSILKRYNEALECFGKVLEINRDDVHALSGRANVFTQLNRNDEALESIDRALAVEAKHDYIWFNKANILFNMKRHDAALDAYGKAVEINPNFVNAMLGKASALSALKRYDEALECYDQAIEVAGPEVIASFYEKATLLNQLNRYEEALEHYDMVIQLEPSFDDAWHEKAHMLEKLGRDGEARECLKEHEEVNSGHHGG